In Humulus lupulus chromosome 6, drHumLupu1.1, whole genome shotgun sequence, a single genomic region encodes these proteins:
- the LOC133782136 gene encoding small ribosomal subunit protein uS4y, giving the protein MVHVNFYRNYGKTFKKPRRPYEKERLDAELKLVGEYGLRCKRELWRVQYVLSRIRNNARMLLTLDEKNPRRIFEGEALLRRMNRYGLLDESQNKLDYVLALTVENFLERRLQTLVFKSGMAKSIHHARVLIRQRHIRVGRQVVNIPSFMVRVDSQKHIDFSLTSPFGGGRPGRVKRKNQKAAAKKAAGGDGDEEDEE; this is encoded by the exons ATGGTGCATGTCAATTTTTACAGGAATT ATGGTAAAACCTTTAAGAAGCCGAGACGCCCTTACGAGAAGGAGCGTTTGGACGCTGAGCTGAAGCTCGTTGGAGAGTATGGTCTGCGGTGCAAGAGAGAGCTATGGAGGGTTCAGTATGTGTTGAGCCGAATCCGTAACAATGCTAGAATGCTTCTGACCCTCGACGAGAAAAACCCACGTCGGATTTTCGAGGGAGAAGCCCTTCTGAGGAGGATGAACAGATACGGGTTGTTGGATGAGAGCCAGAACAAGCTCGATTACGTTCTCGCTCTGACTGTCGAGAACTTTTTGGAGCGTCGTCTTCAGACCCTTGTCTTCAAGTCCGGTATGGCTAAGTCCATCCACCATGCCCGAGTTCTTATCAGGCAAAGGCACATTAG AGTTGGGAGGCAGGTAGTCAACATCCCCTCATTCATGGTGAGGGTTGACTCACAGAAGCACATTGATTTCTCTCTCACGAGTCCCTTCGGAGGTGGTCGCCCTGGCCGAGTGAAGCGAAAGAACCAAAAGGCAGCTGCCAAGAAGGCTGCTGGTGGAGATGGAGATGAGGAAGACGAAGAGTGA